The genomic stretch TTCAAAGTGTTCCACActaaagctacacacacacacacacacacacagtttattacATCAAACAACACTTTTTACAGTCTGAAACATTAATTCTGTATGTAAAAgggtatctgtgtgtgtgtgtgtgtgtgtgtgtgtgcgcgtgcgtgcgtgcgtgcacgCACATATGGTGATGTACATATTTGATTGCAACATAATGTATTACAGAGttcaaaatcacacacacacacacacacacacacacacacacacacacacacacacacacacacacacacagagagggatGATGTGGAAGTGTAACTCACTCTCTTTAACACTTCCGCCTTTCATGAAAATGATGCCCAGGATCACAAACAGTAACCCAGTCTTTGGGTTTGCAGGACACCtgacacacatccacacatcagATCAGACCACCTCAGATCAGACCCATGTTATCAGCAAAATGATGGTCACTGATACTCACATGCTGATTGGTTCCTCAAGTGACTGCTCCAGTCTGTTAGTGAGGATATAAATGTGATTCTTGGAGTCAATCTCCACCAGCTTTAGTCCAAACACCTGCACAAGAACATCAGAACATCACAACCTTACACCAGCAGACCAGGAAACCCATGTACATCTTCTGTAACCTCAGTCAGATCTTCACCTGCTCAAATGTTCGGTCTGCTCGCTTCATGATGTCCAGGTACAGAGACCGGTATTCCTTCATCACGTGTTTAACAATGTCTACAGGGAGAGAGAGCCAGagtgtaaacgtgtgtgtgtgtgtgtgtgtgtgtatgtgaacatTAATGGAATGTGTGtacgcctgtgtgtgtgtagtgaagtaaTGTGTGTACAAATGtagtgtaataatgtgtgtgtgtggtgcagtaagtgtgtgtgtgtgtgtgtgtgtgtgtgtgtagtgcagtaagtgtgtgtgtgtgtagtgtattaatgtgtgatagtgtaataatgtgtgtgtgtgtatgtgtgtggtgtagtaatgtgtgtgtatgtgtgtgtatgtaatgtgtgtgtgtgtgtggtgtaataatgtgtgtgtagtgtataatgtgtgtgtgtgtgtgttgtattaatgtgtggatagtgtaataataatatgtgtgtgtagtgtaataatgtgtgtatagtgcaataattatgtgtgtgtgtgtgtgtgtgtgtgtgtgtgtgtatagtataataatatgtgtgtgtgtgtgtatagtaatgtgtgtgtgtgtgtgtgtgtgtgtgtgtgtaatatgtgtgtgtgtattaatatgtggataattaataataatatatatataattacaataattatgtctgtgtgtgtatagtatagtataataataatgtgtgtgtgtgtgtgtgtgtgtgtggtgtattaatatgtgtgtgtgtatagtatagtataataatatatgtgtgtgtgtgtatatatgtgtataataataataatgtgtgtgtgtgtgtgtgtgtgtgtgtgtgtggtgtattaatgtgtgatagtgtaataataataatattattatgtgtgtgtgtgtgtagtataataataatatgtgtgtgtgtgtgtgtgtgtgtgtgtatattaatatgtggatagtgtaataatgtgtgtgtgtataataatgtgtgtgtatagtatagtataataatgtgtgtatagtataataatatgtgtatgtgtgtgtgtattaatatgtagataattaataataatatatgtgtgtgtgtattaatgtgtatagtgtaataataataatgtgtgtaataataatatgtgtatgtgtgtgtgtgtgtattaatatgtggatagtgtaataataataatattattatgtgtgtgtgtgtagtatagtataataataataatatgtgtatagtgtaataataataatattattatgtgtgtgtgtgtaataataatgtgtgtatagtgtaataatatgtgtgtgtgtatattaatatgtggatagtgtaataataataatattatgtgtgtgtgtgtgtattaatatgtggatagtgtagtaatgtgtgtgtgtagtatagtaatgtgtgtgtatatgtgtgtagtgtagtataataataataatgtgtgtgtagtataataataatgtgtgtgtgtgtattaatgtggatagtgtaataatgtgtgtgtgtattaatgtgtatagtgtaataatgtgtgtgtgtgtgtgtgtggtgtattaataatatgtgtgtgtgtgtgtgtgtgtgtgtatgtgtagtgtaataatatgtgtatgtgtgtagtataataatgtgtgtgtgtgtagtaataatatgtgtgtaataataataataatatatatataattacaataattatgtctatgtgtatgtgtagtgtaataatatgtatgtgtgtgtgtgtgtaatgtgtgtgtgtgtgtattaatatgtgatagtgtaataatatatatataattacaataattatgtctgtgtgtgtgtgtatgtgtgtagtataataatgtgtgtgtgtgtgtgtgtgtgtgtgtgtgtatgtgtgtagtatataatgtgtgtgtgtattaataatatgtgtgtgtattaatatgtgtgtaataataataatatgtgtatgtgtgtgtgtggtgtattaaTATGtggataattaataataatatatatataattacaataattatgtctatgtgtgtgtgtaatgtgtgtatatgtgtgtgtgtgtaatgtgtgtgtgtgtgtgtgtgtgtgtgtaataatatgtgtatatgtgtgtgtataataatatatatgtgtgtgtgtattaatatgtagataattaataataatatgtatataattacaataattatgtctatgtgtatagtgtaataataatatgtgtgtgtgtagtgtataatatgtgtgtgtgtgtgtgtggtgtattaatatatagataattacaataattatgtgtgtgtgtgtaataatgtgtgtgtgtagtgtataatatgtgtatatatgtgtgtagtgtagtaatgtgtgtgtgtgtggtgtattaaTATGTagataatgtaataataatgtgtatgtgtgtgtgtagtgtataataataataatgtgtgtgtgtggcaatgtgtgtgtgtgtgtgtgtgtgtgtgtgtggtgcaccTGTTCTCCGGATGGGAATCTTCCTCTGGTCCTTGATCAGAATAAACTGCACAACTTCAGCAACCTTCAAATAAAGACATGAACatctgaaatactgaaactgatcatcacacactcCTTAAACACCACAGAGGCGTAACACGGAGACTCTTAATCACCTCTCATACAAACATCAACATCTAACAGAACATCTGCCACAACTTTCACCCAACACAATCCAGaactcatcatcaccaccaccaccatctccaTCACATccaaaatgatcacaaacatcaccatcaccacaatcattatcaccaccaccaccatcatctccatcaccaccaacatgatcaccatcaccacaatcaccaccatAATTAGCATCATAatcaacaccatcatctcaatcatcaccaccaacattatcaccatcacctccaccaccaccatcatctccatcaccaccaacattatcaccaccaccaccatcacctcaatcatcaccaccaacattatcaccaccacctcaatcatcaccaccaacattatcacctccaccaccaccaccatcacctcaatcatcaccaccaacattatcaccatcacctcaatcatcaccaccaacattatcaccatcacctccaccaccaccatcatctccatcaccaccaacattatcaccaccaccaccatcacctcaatcatcaccaccaacattatcaccaccacctcaatcatcaccaccaacattatcacctccaccaccaccaccatcacctcaatcatcaccaccaacattatcaccatcacctcaatcatcaccaccaacattatcaccatcacctccaccaccaccaccatcacctcaatcatcaccaccaacattatcaccatcacctccaccaccaccaccatcacctcaatcatcacaatcatcataatcacaaacatcaccacatcactccacagtactctgtgtgtgtgtgtggtgtgtggttacCTTGCGGTCCACTTGTACAGTTGTGAAGTTGTCTCTGGCTCTCTGTACCTGGGAAAGACTGGGCTGAGTGAAAgaaccttcatcatcatcatccaccaccatctgagacctctacacacacacacacacacacacacacacacacacattatgaccactggtgaacagaaataaaggaaatgtaACGTGTTTCTGTAAATAAGTAGTTTATTcgtgttctgtttttttctgaagttttttactgaaacttcactacatttcaaatctctcactttttactacatttagtgaaatcactcgtttctttttattaatgaggataaaaacgtaactggtgaaacacgcagcgagtcaccaatcaggatcgagttcacgctctgttttacacgtgttctgatcaccaacatacagttcagcatcagttccacatcaagcagaacatttagagaggaataaatgatga from Silurus meridionalis isolate SWU-2019-XX chromosome 16, ASM1480568v1, whole genome shotgun sequence encodes the following:
- the ndnl2 gene encoding necdin-like 2 isoform X1, with the protein product MSQSKRGSSQNRRSQMVVDDDDEGSFTQPSLSQVQRARDNFTTVQVDRKVAEVVQFILIKDQRKIPIRRTDIVKHVMKEYRSLYLDIMKRADRTFEQVFGLKLVEIDSKNHIYILTNRLEQSLEEPISMCPANPKTGLLFVILGIIFMKGGSVKETLVWNTLKKLRVDVGERHEDFGDVKKTISEEFVRQKYLEYVRIPHTEPLEFEFRWGQRAESEVSKLKMLQFIAELHDQEPQSWTQQYREATSAENTQR
- the ndnl2 gene encoding necdin-like 2 isoform X2 — its product is MRCTQQRSQMVVDDDDEGSFTQPSLSQVQRARDNFTTVQVDRKVAEVVQFILIKDQRKIPIRRTDIVKHVMKEYRSLYLDIMKRADRTFEQVFGLKLVEIDSKNHIYILTNRLEQSLEEPISMCPANPKTGLLFVILGIIFMKGGSVKETLVWNTLKKLRVDVGERHEDFGDVKKTISEEFVRQKYLEYVRIPHTEPLEFEFRWGQRAESEVSKLKMLQFIAELHDQEPQSWTQQYREATSAENTQR